The following are encoded in a window of Podospora pseudoanserina strain CBS 124.78 chromosome 6, whole genome shotgun sequence genomic DNA:
- the SPC19 gene encoding DASH complex subunit spc19 (COG:S; EggNog:ENOG503P35N), producing MAYQSYQQRQPSYASCVTSLRTSLSYLQSSVSTLDAGISDFPRLTSLLKTVRHYELIPQPTLAAAEASLRDEIGPFISLLLDRAEKNIDRQARRIETLKARAELNAGRLSHYTSEGASSAQQERQRRQQEREREKKLKAARSGRLDGSAALRAKVVAQRKEALKYSVERLEMEVQQKERELRKRLERH from the coding sequence atggCCTACCAATCCTACCAGCAACGACAACCCTCCTACGCTTCGTGCGTTACCTCACTCcgaacctccctctcctaccTTCAATCCTCCGTCTCCACCCTCGACGCTGGCATCTCCGACTTTCCCCGCCTAACATCCCTCCTCAAGACCGTCCGCCACTACGAGCTCATCCCCCAGCCCACCCTGGCCGCCGCAGAAGCCTCTCTCCGCGATGAGATCGGACCCTTCATCTCGCTGCTTCTCGACCGCGCCGAAAAGAACATTGACCGCCAAGCAAGAAGGATAGAAACGCTCAAAGCCAGAGCCGAGCTAAACGCCGGGAGGCTGTCGCACTACACTTCCGAGGGTGCCAGCTCCGCCCAGCAGGAAAGACAGAGGCGTCAGCAGGAGAGAGAGCgggagaagaagttgaaggcAGCACGATCGGGCAGGTTGGATGGGTCAGCGGCGCTGAGGGCCAAGGTGGTGGCGCAGAGGAAGGAAGCGCTCAAGTACAGcgtggagaggttggaaaTGGAGGTGcagcagaaggagagggaacTGAGGAAGAGGCTTGAGAGACATTGA
- a CDS encoding hypothetical protein (EggNog:ENOG503NYM6; COG:U) has protein sequence MPSPGEETWKDHWKCFVACGIIVLSPFQYGVDFGLIGGLQAMVGFLKIYGHPAPDTAIGWNLDTTRQQLISSLMTLGAFISSGTAGIVATYVSRRQCLWAACALCCVSNVIMMATEDIGALYAGRFLIGLANGYFMTFSQLYIQESSPARYRGWFLTAFQFFTSFGTLIGTIIDWATAKRPDKSAYLIPLGMIYIIPVIMTVALFFIPESPRWLILQGDYEKGVKALRWLRPVGADVDAEGAEIKAAIDREKDLSSSISVMDMFKNPIDRRRTGLAVGAVLLQAASGSMFVIAYKAYFLAMSKVSDPFAMSNVLSAMGILAIFFNSLIVVRWGRRRVVLTTGLAICGILQLIIAVVYHILGATNTTGIVLVALTCVYMMTYNGMISTYAWLAGGEIPSQRLRSYTFGLAAAVGFFGAWLTTFTAPYFINPASLAWGPKYGFIWFPSCIIGVLWVLFFLPETKGRTLEEIDEMFEAKLPARKFRHHICVGHVNTAEKIDDRASEKTPTEVQHAEVKD, from the exons atgcCGTCTCCAGGAGAAGAAACATGGAAGGATCACTGGAAGTGCTTCGTGGCATGTGGTATCATTGTACTCTCGCCATTCCAGTATGGCGTGGACTTTGGTCTCATCGGTGGTCTGCAGGCCATGGTTGGCTTCCTCAAG ATCTACGGTCATCCAGCCCCTGACACCGCCATCGGATGGAACCTCGATACGACAAGACAGCAATTGATATCGAGTCTCATGACCCTTGGCGCCTTCATCTCGTCCGGAACGGCAGGCATCGTGGCCACGTACGTGAGCAGAAGGCAGTGCCTCTGGGCTGCTTGCGCTCTGTGCTGCGTCAGCAACGTGATCATGATGGCTACTGAGGACATTGGCGCGCTCTATGCTGGCCGGTTCCTCATTGGGTTGGCCAATGGATATTTCATGACCTTCAGCCAGCTGTATATCCAGGAATCGAGTCCTGCCAGATACAGAGGTTGGTTCTTGACCGCCTTCCAATTCTTCACTTCCTTT GGCACTCTGATCGGCACCATCATCGACTGGGCCACCGCTAAGCGCCCCGACAAGTCCGCCTACTTGATTCCCCTCGGCATGATCTACATCATCCCTGTCATCATGACCGtcgccctcttcttcattcCCGAGTCCCCCCGCTGGCTCATTCTCCAAGGCGACTACGAGAAGGGTGTCAAGGCTCTCCGGTGGTTGCGTCCCGTTGGCGCCGATGTCGATGCCGAGGGTGCCGAAATCAAAGCCGCCATCGACAGGGAGAAGGatctcagcagcagcatcagcgtCATGGACATGTTCAAGAACCCCATCGACAGAAGACGCACCGGTCTCGCCGTTGGTGCTGTCCTTTTGCAAGCCGCCTCCGGTTCCATGTTCGTCATCGCCTACAAGGCCTACTTCCTCGCCATGTCCAAGGTCTCGGACCCGTTCGCTATGAGCAACGTCCTCTCCGCCATGggcatcctcgccatcttcttcaacagcttGATCGTCGTCCGCTGGGGCAGACGCCGCgtcgtcctcaccaccggtCTGGCCATCTGCGGTATCCTCCAGCTGATCATCGCTGTTGTCTACCATATCCTGGGCGCAACCAATACCACCGGAATCGTCCTGGTAGCCCTGACCTGCGTCTACATGATGACCTACAACGGCATGATCTCCACCTACGCCTGGCTCGCAGGCGGAGAGATCCCCTCTCAGCGTCTCAGAAGCTACACTTTCggtctcgccgccgccgttggtTTCTTCGGCGCCTGGCTCACAACTTTTACAGCGCCATATTTCATCAATCCTGCCTCTCTTGCTTGGGGTCCCAAGTATGGCTTCATCTGGTTCCCCAGCTGCATCATCGGTGTGCTCTGGGTtctgttcttcttgcccgAGACCAAGGGCCGCACCCTCGAGGAGATTGACGAGATGTTTGAGGCCAAGCTGCCTGCGCGCAAGTTCAGACACCACATCTGTGTTGGCCATGTGAATACTGCCGAGAAAATTGATGATCGCGCTTCGGAAAAG ACACCCACCGAGGTTCAACATGCCGAAGTGAAGGATTAA